Proteins from a single region of Mustela erminea isolate mMusErm1 chromosome X, mMusErm1.Pri, whole genome shotgun sequence:
- the WAS gene encoding wiskott-Aldrich syndrome protein isoform X2 has translation MSGGPVGGRSGGRGGPGVQQNIPSTLLQDHENQRLFEMLGRKCWTLATAVVQLYLALPPGAEHWTKEHCGAVCFVKDNPQKSYFIRLYGLQTGRLLWEQELYSQLVYSTPTPFFHTFAGDACQAGLNFADEGEAQVFRALVQEKIQKRNQRQSGDRRQLPPPPAPANEERRGGLPPLPPHPGGDQGGPASGQLSLGLVTVDIQNPDITSSRYRGLPAPGPGPADKKRSGKKKISKADIGAPSGFKHVSHVGWDPQNGFDVNNLDPDLRSLFSRAGISEAQLTDAETSKLIYDFIEDQGGLEAVRQEMRRQEPLPPPPPPSRGGNQAPRPPTMGSNKGRSGPLPPVPLGGAPPPPTPRAPPPPGRGGPPPPPPPATGRSGPPPPPPPGAGGPPVPPPPPPPPPPPSSGDGPVPPPPPALGPVGNLAPGGGRGALLDQIRQGIQLNKVKTDARGPRELSTAACASELRGAGGSPDARDAEEKPSHPLFRRRGGPGRRRG, from the exons ATGAGTGGGGGCCCTGTGGGAGGCAGGTCTGGGGGTCGCGGAGGACCAGGGGTTCAGCAGAACATACCCTCCACACTGCTCCAGGACCACGAGAACCAGCGACTCTTCGAGATGCTGGGTCGGAAATGCTGG ACACTGGCCACTGCCGTTGTTCAACTGTACCTGGCATTGCCTCCTGGAGCTGAACACTGGACCAAGGAGCACTGTGGGGCTGTGTGCTTCGTGAAGGATAACCCCCAGAAGTCCTACTTCATCCGTCTTTATGGCCTTCAG ACTGGCCGTCTGCTCTGGGAACAAGAGCTGTACTCACAGCTGGTCTACTCTACTCCTACCCCCTTCTTCCACACCTTTGCTGGAGAT GCCTGCCAGGCAGGGCTGAACTTTGCAGACGAGGGCGAGGCCCAGGTCTTCCGGGCCCTGGTGCAGGAGAAGATCCAAAAAAGGAATCAGAGGCAAAGTGGAG ACAGACGCCAGCTACCCCCACCACCGGCGCCAGCCAATGAAG agagaagaggagggctcccacctctgcccccacaccCAGGTGGAGACCAAGGGG GCCCAGCATCTGGCCAACTGTCCCTGGGGCTAGTAACAGTGGACATCCAGAACCCCGACATCACGAGTTCCCGATACCGTGGGCTCCCAGCGCCTGGGCCTGGCCCAGCTGATAAGAAACGCTCGGGGAAGAAGAAAATCAGCAAGGCCGATATTGGTGCACCAAGTGGATTCAA aCATGTCAGCCACGTGGGGTGGGACCCCCAGAATGGATTTGAC GTAAACAACCTGGACCCAGACCTGCGGAGTCTGTTCTCCAGGGCAGGCATCAGTGAGGCCCAGCTCACAGATGCTGAAACCTCCAAACTCATCTACGATTTCATTGAGGACCAGGGGGGCCTGGAGGCTGTGCGGCAGGAAATGAGGCGTCAGG AGCCTCTTCCACCTCCCCCACCGCCGTCCAGAGGAGGAAATCAGGCTCCCCGGCCCCCCACTATGGGGAGCAACAAGGGTCGTTCTGGTCCACTGCCTCCTGTACCTTTGGGAGGTGCTCCGCCCCCACCAACTCCccgggcacccccacccccaggccgaGGGggccctccaccaccaccccctccagcCACTGGACGTTCTGGaccaccaccccctccaccccctggaGCTGGAGGGCCCCCtgtgcctccacccccacccccaccgcccccaccccccagctctggggatgggccagtccctcccccacctcctgctctggGGCCTGTGGGGAACCTGGCCCCTGGTGGAGGTCGGGGGGCGCTTTTGGATCAAATCCGCCAGGGAATTCAGCTGAACAAGGTGAAGACGG ACGCCCGGGGCCCCCGAGAACTCAGCACTGCAGCCTGCGCCTCAGAGCTCAGAGGGGCTGGTGGGAGCCCTGATGCACGTGATGCAGAAGAGAAGCCGAGCCATCCACTCTTCAG
- the WAS gene encoding wiskott-Aldrich syndrome protein isoform X1 — MSGGPVGGRSGGRGGPGVQQNIPSTLLQDHENQRLFEMLGRKCWTLATAVVQLYLALPPGAEHWTKEHCGAVCFVKDNPQKSYFIRLYGLQTGRLLWEQELYSQLVYSTPTPFFHTFAGDACQAGLNFADEGEAQVFRALVQEKIQKRNQRQSGDRRQLPPPPAPANEERRGGLPPLPPHPGGDQGGPASGQLSLGLVTVDIQNPDITSSRYRGLPAPGPGPADKKRSGKKKISKADIGAPSGFKHVSHVGWDPQNGFDVNNLDPDLRSLFSRAGISEAQLTDAETSKLIYDFIEDQGGLEAVRQEMRRQEPLPPPPPPSRGGNQAPRPPTMGSNKGRSGPLPPVPLGGAPPPPTPRAPPPPGRGGPPPPPPPATGRSGPPPPPPPGAGGPPVPPPPPPPPPPPSSGDGPVPPPPPALGPVGNLAPGGGRGALLDQIRQGIQLNKTPGAPENSALQPAPQSSEGLVGALMHVMQKRSRAIHSSDEGEDQAGDEDEDDEWDD, encoded by the exons ATGAGTGGGGGCCCTGTGGGAGGCAGGTCTGGGGGTCGCGGAGGACCAGGGGTTCAGCAGAACATACCCTCCACACTGCTCCAGGACCACGAGAACCAGCGACTCTTCGAGATGCTGGGTCGGAAATGCTGG ACACTGGCCACTGCCGTTGTTCAACTGTACCTGGCATTGCCTCCTGGAGCTGAACACTGGACCAAGGAGCACTGTGGGGCTGTGTGCTTCGTGAAGGATAACCCCCAGAAGTCCTACTTCATCCGTCTTTATGGCCTTCAG ACTGGCCGTCTGCTCTGGGAACAAGAGCTGTACTCACAGCTGGTCTACTCTACTCCTACCCCCTTCTTCCACACCTTTGCTGGAGAT GCCTGCCAGGCAGGGCTGAACTTTGCAGACGAGGGCGAGGCCCAGGTCTTCCGGGCCCTGGTGCAGGAGAAGATCCAAAAAAGGAATCAGAGGCAAAGTGGAG ACAGACGCCAGCTACCCCCACCACCGGCGCCAGCCAATGAAG agagaagaggagggctcccacctctgcccccacaccCAGGTGGAGACCAAGGGG GCCCAGCATCTGGCCAACTGTCCCTGGGGCTAGTAACAGTGGACATCCAGAACCCCGACATCACGAGTTCCCGATACCGTGGGCTCCCAGCGCCTGGGCCTGGCCCAGCTGATAAGAAACGCTCGGGGAAGAAGAAAATCAGCAAGGCCGATATTGGTGCACCAAGTGGATTCAA aCATGTCAGCCACGTGGGGTGGGACCCCCAGAATGGATTTGAC GTAAACAACCTGGACCCAGACCTGCGGAGTCTGTTCTCCAGGGCAGGCATCAGTGAGGCCCAGCTCACAGATGCTGAAACCTCCAAACTCATCTACGATTTCATTGAGGACCAGGGGGGCCTGGAGGCTGTGCGGCAGGAAATGAGGCGTCAGG AGCCTCTTCCACCTCCCCCACCGCCGTCCAGAGGAGGAAATCAGGCTCCCCGGCCCCCCACTATGGGGAGCAACAAGGGTCGTTCTGGTCCACTGCCTCCTGTACCTTTGGGAGGTGCTCCGCCCCCACCAACTCCccgggcacccccacccccaggccgaGGGggccctccaccaccaccccctccagcCACTGGACGTTCTGGaccaccaccccctccaccccctggaGCTGGAGGGCCCCCtgtgcctccacccccacccccaccgcccccaccccccagctctggggatgggccagtccctcccccacctcctgctctggGGCCTGTGGGGAACCTGGCCCCTGGTGGAGGTCGGGGGGCGCTTTTGGATCAAATCCGCCAGGGAATTCAGCTGAACAAG ACGCCCGGGGCCCCCGAGAACTCAGCACTGCAGCCTGCGCCTCAGAGCTCAGAGGGGCTGGTGGGAGCCCTGATGCACGTGATGCAGAAGAGAAGCCGAGCCATCCACTCTTCAG